A single region of the Populus nigra chromosome 2, ddPopNigr1.1, whole genome shotgun sequence genome encodes:
- the LOC133683158 gene encoding protein CURLY FLAG LEAF 1-like has translation MELTELSLAPAQFVLEKSRNSSSSSESENTPSRKRKFFSDQYQLLKNGPPIQASVDLHVKDPLPLDWEQCLDLESGRMYYLNRKTLRKSSNWPKNQKLDLELNMSSTIPNCPDECSSSNTSLEDSNNKNHASSNSNMVALACLNCHLLVIFSKSSPSCPNCKYVHSFPTLQSPQRKVSPTRSLSTLSLLN, from the exons ATGGAACTCACAGAGCTGTCGTTAGCTCCAGCACAGTTTGTTCTCGAAAAAAGTAGGAATAGCTCATCATCATCAGAATCTGAAAACACCCCTTCCAGGAAGAGGAAGTTCTTCTCTGATCAGTATCAGCTGCTCAAAAATGGACCACCAATCCAAGCAAGTGTCGACCTTCATGTTAAAGACCCGCTACCATTGGATTGGGAGCAATGCCTTGATCTTGAA TCAGGGAGAATGTATTATCTGAACAGAAAAACATTGAGAAAGAGTTCGAACTGGCCCAAGAACCAAAAGCTAGACCTTGAGCTCAATATGTCATCAACAATTCCAAACTGTCCTGATGAATGCAGCAGCTCCAATACCTCACTTGAAGATTCTAATAACAAGAACCATGCCTCAAGCAACAGCAACATGGTAGCTTTGGCATGTTTGAATTGCCATCTTCTTGTCATATTCTCCAAATCCTCTCCTTCTTGCCCCAACTGCAAGTATGTCCACTCTTTTCCAACCCTTCAATCCCCACAGCGAAAAGTCTCTCCCACCAGGTCCTTGAGTACTTTAAGCCTCTTGAATTAA